The following coding sequences are from one Clarias gariepinus isolate MV-2021 ecotype Netherlands chromosome 19, CGAR_prim_01v2, whole genome shotgun sequence window:
- the zgc:77262 gene encoding RNA-binding protein lark — MVKIFVGNVASATTEAELRALFEQHGVVSDCDILKNYGFVHMDEEEAAQKAVAALHKHVLNGSRITVEYATTKVRNATKIYVGNVPEGVTASKIKELFQPYGKVVECDIVKNYAFVHMQRENEALEAIRELNHTKLEGQKIFVSLSRSNQAKNSRGDDYFPPPPHHYPPHPPYLPPRPPLGDFYPPRGRLPPPPLPPPPPRSYYDREAYERGGRHDPYAAASHFYDRDPYERRPPPPQRPPSPPVAPRYYRERSPLGNRRSLLPPPPPPPPPPSYMRGYARGASASALPPPSSAAASGYQRYSLGSGFDKDDYMEDKYSNGFGRGY, encoded by the coding sequence ATGGTCAAGATATTTGTTGGTAACGTAGCTTCGGCCACCACGGAAGCTGAACTGCGAGCGTTGTTCGAACAGCACGGTGTCGTGTCCGACTGTGACATCCTGAAGAACTACGGCTTCGTGCACATGGACGAGGAGGAAGCGGCCCAGAAAGCCGTCGCTGCTTTGCACAAGCACGTTCTCAACGGCTCGCGCATCACTGTCGAGTACGCAACTACCAAGGTGCGCAACGCCACCAAGATCTACGTTGGCAATGTGCCTGAGGGTGTCACGGCCTCAAAAATCAAGGAGCTCTTCCAGCCATATGGCAAGGTGGTGGAGTGTGATATTGTGAAGAATTATGCATTTGTTCATATGCAAAGGGAAAATGAGGCCTTGGAGGCCATCAGGGAGCTTAATCATACAAAATTGGAGGGTCAGAAAATCTTTGTGTCCCTCTCTCGCAGTAATCAAGCCAAAAATAGCAGAGGAGATGACTATTTCCCACCTCCTCCCCATCACTATCCGCCCCATCCTCCTTACCTGCCCCCACGTCCTCCACTCGGCGATTTCTATCCGCCTCGGGGTCGTCTTCCGCCGCCACCACTTCCGCCACCGCCTCCCCGCTCCTACTATGACCGCGAAGCATACGAGAGGGGTGGTCGCCACGACCCGTATGCCGCCGCCTCGCATTTTTACGACCGGGACCCCTATGAGCGGCGTCCTCCGCCTCCGCAGCGACCCCCCTCACCTCCCGTTGCACCTCGTTACTACCGAGAGCGCAGCCCTTTGGGCAATCGTCGGTCTCTGCTGCCTCCGCCGCCCCCACCGCCACCGCCTCCTAGCTACATGCGCGGCTATGCTCGTGGTGCTTCGGCCTCCGCACTTCCTCCCCCGTCCTCTGCCGCGGCCTCCGGCTATCAGCGTTATTCGCTCGGCTCAGGCTTTGATAAAGATGATTACATGGAGGACAAGTACAGCAATGGCTTTGGCCGTGGCTACTAA
- the mark2a gene encoding serine/threonine-protein kinase MARK2 isoform X4 → MTTRNPMLSVIEHSSSQAHSDFKAGGRSNMPRGRNSLATAADDQPHIGKYRLLKTIGKGNFAKVKLARHVLTGKEVAVKIIDKTQLNSSSLQKLFREVRIMKLLNHPNIVKLFEEIETEKTLYLVMEYASGGEVFDYLVAHGRMKEKEARAKFRQIVSAVQYCHQKFIVHRDLKAENLLLDADMNIKIADFGFSNEFTLGNKLDTFCGSPPYAAPELFQGKKYDGPEVDVWSLGVILYTLVSGSLPFDGQNLKELRERVLRGKYRIPFYMSTDCENLLKKFLILNPTKRGSLEQQIMKDRWMNVGYEDDELLPYIEPQPDYKDPKRTGQHPGSAGGWKRDIMLQMGYSQEEIHDSLINQKYDEIMATYLLLDYRNSELDDFSIKPRPSIDLTNNAQSPSHKVQRGTSNQKPRRSTDQSLSVPVKRTQGDSKHIAEDYGRKSSGSSAKVPPSPLSTADRKKTPTPSTNSILSTGTSRGRSSPGPERSTLGVQNGKDRKGFVDVSPPSLSTPGSRASTASAAAVLTPSSSSRPRHHKSLSTSAHPNSPDLHAHLPSGVPQRVSPSTNNISNSTVADRTNFPRGVTSRSTFHAGQQRASRDQHASTYNGPPASPALSHGNSQVRRTGTGIFSKFTSKFVRRNLSFRFPRRSPYEGEGRDEASRPMLSTAEKQEKGVQGSTVDENRDSVSSSSPVSSTPSSTQSSKDVKPRSLRFTWSMKTTSSMEPNEMIKEIRKVLDSNNCDYDLRERFMLLCKSGNPSHDDFVQWEMEVCKLPRLSLNGVRFKRISGTSIAFKNIASKIANELKL, encoded by the exons GTGGCTGTAAAAATCATTGACAAGACTCAGCTCAACTCCTCCAGTCTCCAGAAG CTTTTTCGGGAAGTGAGGATCATGAAGCTGTTAAATCACCCAAATATCG TGAAACTGTTCGAGGAGATAGAAACCGAGAAGACACTTTACCTGGTTATGGAGTACGCCAGTGGAG GAGAGGTGTTTGATTACCTCGTCGCACATGGCagaatgaaagagaaagaagccAGAGCCAAATTTAGACAG ATTGTTTCAGCAGTGCAGTACTGTCACCAGAAGTTCATCGTTCATAGAGATCTTAAG GCTGAAAACCTGCTCCTGGATGCTGACATGAACATCAAGATCGCAGATTTTGGCTTCAGTAACGAGTTCACCCTGGGCAACAAGCTGGACACGTTTTGCGGCAGCCCCCCGTACGCAGCTCCAGAACTCTTCCAGGGAAAAAAGTACGACGGGCCAGAAGTGGACGTGTGGAGTTTGGGGGTCATCCTGTACACACTGGTCAGCGGCTCGCTTCCTTTCGACGGACAGAACCTGAAG GAGCTGCGCGAACGCGTTTTAAGAGGGAAGTACCGAATACCGTTCTACATGTCCACGGATTGTGAGAACTTGCTGAAGAAATTTCTTATCCTCAACCCCACCAAGAGAGGGAGCCTTGAG CAGCAGATCATGAAGGACCGGTGGATGAACGTGGGCTATGAGGACGATGAGTTGTTGCCTTACATCGAGCCTCAGCCCGACTACAAGGACCCCAAGAGGACAGGTCAGCACCCCGGCAGTGCAGGGGGTTGGAAGAGAG ATATCATGCTACAAATGGGATACAGTCAAGAGGAGATACATGACTCCCTTATCAACCAGAAGTATGATGAAATCATGGCAACTTACTTATTACTGGACTACAGGAATTCAGAG CTGGACGATTTCTCAATAAAGCCCCGCCCAAGCATCGACCTCACAAACAATGCCCAATCACCTTCTCACAAGGTACAACGCGGTACCTCGAACCAGAAGCCGCGCCGATCGACAGACCAAA GTTTGTCTGTGCCGGTTAAGCGCACTCAGGGTGACAGTAAGCACATCGCTGAAGACTACGGGAGAAAAAGCTCAGGCAGCTCGGCTAAAGTTCCTCCAAGCCCGCTGAGCACAGCCGACCGAAAGAAAACCCCGACCCCGTCCACC AACAGCATCCTTTCAACTGGTACGAGTCGTGGGAGAAGCTCTCCAGGTCCTGAGAGATCTACTCTGGGCGTACAGAATGGCAAGGACAG GAAGGGGTTTGTGGATGTTTCTCCCCCCAGCTTGAGCACACCAGGGTCCCGTGCCTCTACCGCATCGGCAGCTGCTGTTCTAACTCCCTCTTCTTCCTCCCGCCCCCGCCATCACAAGTCCCTGTCCACCTCTGCCCACCCCAACTCCCCAGACCTCCATGCACATCTGCCCAG cggtGTTCCACAAAGAGTGTCTCCTTCAACCAACAACATAAGCAACTCCACGGTAGCAGACCGCACCAACTTCCCAAGAGGGGTGACGAGCAGAAGCACTTTCCACGCAGGCCAACAGAGAGCCTCACGCGACCAGCACGCCTCGACCTACAATGGGCCCCCGGCCTCACCGGCGCTCTCTCACGGGAACAGCCAGGTCCGTCGCACCGGTACTGGCATCTTCAGCAAATTCACCTCCAAATTTGTGCGCAG AAATCTCTCATTCAGATTCCCCAGAAG GAGCCCGTATGAGGGAGAGGGTCGAGATGAGGCCAGCAG ACCCATGTTGAGCACTGCAGAAAAGCAGGAGAAAGGCGTCCAGGGATCAACGGTGGATGAAAACAGGGACTCAGTGTCATCCTCCTCTCCAGTGTCCAGCACGCCGTCCTCCACCCAGTCCTCCAAGGATGTCAAGCCGCGTTCGCTGCGCTTCACCTGGAGCATGAAGACCACTTCGTCCATGGAGCCCAACGAGATGATAAAGGAGATCCGGAAAGTCCTGGACTCCAACAACTGCGATTACGATCTCCGCGAGCGCTTCATGCTGCTCTGCAAGTCAGGGAATCCTTCGCACGACGACTTCGTCCAGTGGGAGATGGAGGTGTGCAAGCTGCCACGCCTCTCCCTCAACGGCGTGCGCTTCAAACGCATCTCGGGCACCTCCATCGCCTTCAAGAACATCGCCTCCAAGATCGCCAACGAGCTTAAGCTGTGA